Genomic segment of Thermoleophilia bacterium:
GCTTTGCGCGATCTGCTTGATTGCGGATGCTTGCTCTTCCATGGCTTTATTGAGCGCAGCATTGGTGGCGGTTATGCCATCCATCTCGGAGGCGATGCTTTCGATTGCGTTGCCTTGTTCGGCAAGGGTCGCCGCTGTTCGTGTCGCTCCCGCCTGGATTGAGGCAAAGATCTTGCGGATTTCCTCCGCTGCGGCTGCCTGCTGGGAAGTGGCCTGACGCAGCTGCTCAGCCATACGGGCTACGTCCTGGGCTGCTTTTGCAATCTCCTGGGCTGCACGCGATTGCTCTTCTACCGCCTTGGTTACTTCTGCTGAGGCTCTGCGCACGCTTGCGTTGGAGCGGGTCAGCTGTTCCGCAGCAGCGGCCTGTTGCGCCATGGCTGCGGAGATCTCCCGGGCCTGTTCTGCCGTGCGAGAGACAGCCTCAAGCACGCGCTGGCCCGCGACCAGCTGCTCCTGGGTCGAGCTGGAAATCTGCTCGACAAACTGGGCCGACTGTTCCACCGCATTCATAATGCGGCGCAGGCCACCAACGGCCGACTCCGCAAGGCGTGTGCCTTCGTCGGCAACCTGCTGCCCGGCCCTTGTTACTTCGACAGCGTCTTGGACCGCTTCTTGAAGAGCACGGACTATGGCCGCTATGTCGGCAGTGGCCTGAGCAGACCTTTCTGCCAAGTTGCGGATTTCCTCTGCTACCACAGCAAAGCCGCGCCCAGCCTCGCCTGCTCTAGCTGCCTCTATAGAAGCGTTGAGCGAAAGCAGGTTGGTCCGCTCGGCCATTAGATTAATAGTCTCCACTATCTCGCCGATGGCCGAGGCTCTTCGTCCAGCTTCGTTAACCACAGAGGCAGAGCGGTCAATAGACTCTTTCACGCGTGTTATCGCAGAAATACTCTCCTGCACCAAGCGGGCGCCCTCCTCCGCGTCTCCGGCGGCCTTGTGGCTCACGTCGCTTGCCTGGCGGGCAAGTTCAGCTACAGCGTGCACAACCCGATCCATTTCCGTCGCCGAGCCGGCAGCCTCAGCGGACTGCTCAGCAATGTGTTGAGCGCTCTGGGCAACGCTTCTTACCGAGTGAGACAGCTCCTCGGCAGCGCTGGCGGCGTCTTCAACGTTTGAAGTTAGTCCTCGGGAAATCCCACTGACCTGCTCGATTGAGGCCGCCATCTCGTTTATAGAAGAAAGTGTCTCCGCGGCGGCGGTGGATAGCGTGTCTGCCATACTTGACACTTCTTCAAACGAGCGCGCCATTTCCTCAACAGAGGCGGTGGTCTCGGTAATCGCGGAGGAAAGCTGGTCGGTATCCTCGGTCATGCTTGTTACACCGGCAGCCGTGCTACGCAGAGCTTGATTCACTTCTTCGACCGCCTTGGACATCTGTTGCGACATGTCCACCACAGCGGATATTGACTGGGCGACCTCCTGGGCGGACGTTGCCGTCTCGTCTACGGCAGAAGCGATCTCCCCCATGTTACTAGCGAGACCTTCGAAGGAAGCAGTCAGCTCCGCTGCAGAAACCGAGATTCTCCCAGCAGCGTCCGAAACAGCGGCCGCCCGAGTGCTTGAATCTCGGAAAGAAGCTGAAGCCTCTGCGACCACTCCCGAGGTCTTCTGCAGGGTCTCCAACTGTCTTTGAGCTCCCGCAGCTACGTTGTCCGTCTCGGAGGCGACACTATCTGCATGAACCTTTACTTGCTCTGCCTGGCTGCGTACCTTCTGTGCCAGAGTTCGCACGCGTCTTACTTTGGGAAAGAGCGCCATGTTGGGACCTCCTTGGAGAGCGTAAACAACCTACATCAGGTCCTGCCGCGCCTGGATGGTCGCGGTCTTTTTGGCGAGTCGTCCTGTCTCGCTGGAGTGGGTTGCTCCAAATGGATCACCTCATTGTGAGCGGCCTCCACCGCTGTCTTAAGCCAATGATCAGTGCGAGCAGTGCCAGCGAGGAGCTGTTCGACACTTAGGATTAGGATCAGCCTGTCTTTTAGCTTGGCCACTTGGTTAAGGAGGCCGCCGCTGACTTGATCCAGGTGCTCGGGCGCGGGCAGGATCTCTTCTTCGGAGAGGCGGACAAACTCACGCGCGCTGTCCACAAGCAAGCCCACCAAGCGGTTCTCGTGTTCGACAACCAAGATCCTGTTTCTAGGTGAAAAAGCAGCTCTCTCGTGTCCGAAGCAGGAGCGCAAGTTAATTACTGGAATCGCTTGGCCGCGGGAGAAGGTTATTCCCTCGACAAAGTCTGGAGTATTCGGTACCGGGGTAATGGTCCCAACCATTTCAATATGGCGCACCGCGCTGCTGGGTATTCCGTACCAAGCTCCTGCTACCTCTGCCACTATCACGGGTTCCAGTTCGGCTGTCGACTTATGCATCGGCCACCTCCAAGCCAGGATCACCCTGCGCTTCTAGAGTTGCAAGGTTGTCTAGCAGGCTAGAGCCTCTGGCAGCGCGGGCCCACCGCACCAGCCCCAGTGGATCGACAATGAGGACGACCTGTCCTGCACCGGTTTCAGAGGCTCCAGCTATTCCAGGGATGCGTAGCAGTGGATCTGGAGTTGCGTGGACCACAATTTCTTGGGAGCCAAGTACGCGGTCAACAAGCAAACCTGCCCAGTGTGGATGCGCGCCTACCACTAGTGCGTGTCGCACCTGTGCAGATGCCGGACGAAGCTGGTAGATTTCGCCAAGGTCAAGTAAGGGCAGGATTGTGTCCCGATGGGAGATCATCTTGGTGCCCTCAAAGTCAACGATGGCTTCTTTCTGAACCTCGACGATCTCGCGCAGCGAAAGAAGCGGCACAGCAAAGACCTGATCTCCCGCGCGAGCAATCACTGCGTCGACAATTGAAAGCGAGAGAGGAAGTTGAAGAATAAACTCGGTGCCCTTCCCGAGTGTGGTCGCGAGGGAGAGCTCTCCTCCGAGCTGCTCCACAGTCTCGCGTACTATGGTTAGGCCTACTCCTCTTCCGCCTGCCAGGTCCGCCTCTGTCCTCGTGGAAAAGCCGCTTGCCGTTAGAATGTCGAGTAGCTGGTCGGCGTCAAGCGGTTCATCGAGTTTTAGAAGACCAGCCTCAGCTGCTCGCCTTCGCACCAACGCTTCGTCAATTCCCGCCCCGTCGTCTGCTACTGAGATCACGATGACCTCGCCCATGGCTCTTGCTCGAAGCATCACGGTGGCCTGTTCGGGCTTACCCGCCTTAGCTCGCTCGCCTGGTGTCTCTATCCCGTGCGCGACAGCATTTCTAACCAGGTGGAGGAGGGGATCCAAAAGGCGTTCAACCACCAGCTTATCTATCTCGGCGTCGCTACCCTCGGTGATTACGCGGACCAGCTTGTTTTCCTCTCGGGCAAGGTCGTACACAGCAAACTTGAGTCTTTCGAAGATTTCGCCGATGGGAACCATGCGCGCCCGCATGACTGCTTCGCGCAAAGCTCGTACTTGTCTTTCCAAGGTGGCGGAGTGTTGTTGCAGTGTCTGCCACTCCGCGGCCTCGATCTTGCCCCTAAGCTGTTTAAGGGAAGAGTCAAGCCTATTCCGTGTAAGCACAAGTTCGCCACACATGCGCATGAGCTCGTCGAGGCGGGAGAGCTCCACCCGTACCAAGGCAGACGGGGCGACTGGCGAGAACTGCTCTTGTCGGACCGTCCCCTTGCCAGCAGGCGTCGGGCGCTCGGCTTGAGACGAGACCTTGGAAACGTCGCTTTCTCTGTCGTCGGCCTTACTCCAGGAGAGGCCCAATTCTGCAAGTTCGGGGATTTCGCTCACGTCACCTGATAGACGGACCTTGAAGTGAAAAGCGACTGCCCCACCCTCTTCGATTATGGGATAGGCGCTCAGAATCTCTCCGTTAGCTTTCAGAGTTTCACGTACGGTCTCTACGTTTACGCCTTGCTGCGCCAACTCCTGGCTTGGCACAAATTTGAACAGGTAAACTTGGGATTCCGGCTTGCCCTGCTTGTTTTTCGCCTCAGCCTCTGGTTCTTGGATAGAACTCTGCGTTTCCTCCTCTACGGGTGTCTCCAGCGCCGAAACAACCGAGGCAGCCAGGTCGGCGATGTCAACGCTTTCGCCCCTCTTGCGGGCAGTAAGTGCCTGCTCCAGCAGCTTAACTGCATCTGTCAAAGCTCCCAACGTCTCCGTCCGGAAGGCTACTTCGCCGCTTCCCAAGCTCCGAAGGTAACTTTCCACTTTGTGGGCTAGATCCCCCGCCTCTGAGAAGCCCACCATCATTGAGAGGCCCTTAATGGTGTGGAAGCGGCGGAGCAATTCAGAGACAAACGCCTCGGAGGCGGTCGGGGTCGCTGACTCAGAGCCAGCCAGATCCACAATCATGCGCTTAATGTACGATAAGTGCTCGTCACACTCAGCGAAGTAGTCGTCGAGAAAAGCGGAGAAAATCTCTCTGTCGTTGTTCTGGTTCATTTCGCAAGAATCTGCGCGATTCGACTGGCGAAAAGGTCGGGAGAAAAAGGCTTTGTGAAGTAATCGGCGGCGCCAAGAGCGCGAGCCTCGATCTGGGTCTGTTGATCTGTTCTTGTGGTTAGGATGACAACAGGTATGTGACTCAAACTCATGTTATCTCTTAGAAAGCGAAGGAACTGTAAGCCATGCATGTCTGGCATGTTGATGTCTAGCACTATGAGATCAACTGTTCCTAGGGCCAGCTTCTCAATGGCTTCCAGTCCGCTTGCAGCCTGCACATAGTTGTAGCTGGGTCCGAGGCAGGCCATCACCATTTTTCGCATGGTGGGCGAGTCGTCCACCACGAGGAGAGTTCTTGCAGTGCTGGTTCCCTTGCTATATGACATGTCTGCTATTTGTGGCGTCTTTCCTGTATGGTGTCTTTTCCTGTTCCGGTTACCAATATTTTCGGCAATATTCAAAGATTTCATGCATGGAAGCCATTCACTCTTGTAAAACGTAGAGCGTGGTTACCTAGTAGGCTTTCCCATTCCGATCTTGACCCGCTTGCAAGCCTGTGTTAGAAGTAAGGCTCGCGCAGGAGGCTTTTCCGGGCAAAGGTCCGGGTAAGCTGTTTGGGAAGCCGGTGCAAATCCGGCGCGGTCCCGCCGCTGTAACCGGGGACGAAAGCCGCAGGCGCCACTGTCGCCTTGGTGATGGGAAGGCGCGGCAAGTAGGGTGATCCGGAAGCCAGAAGACCGGCCTGCGTGCGGGTGGCCGATCTCCCCTCGTGGAGCGGGGGATGTCGGTTGTCCATTGGAGGGCGGAATGCGGCGCCCCTGGGCCTCTGCGGCCCAGGGGCGCTTCTTCTTGTAGACTCGCTCGTCGCCCTCGGCATGACACGTTTCCCTACAGGAAGGCAAACGGATGGCAGATAGGCAGAAGGCCATTTACTTAATCCGTCACGGCCGAACCGAAGGTAATGTCTCGGATCGGCTTGCCGGTTCCACCGATCAGCCTCTTGATTCGTGTGGCCTAAGCCAGGCGGAGGACCTGGCTGTCTGGTTTGCCTGGCGACTAAAGCTCTCTCCGGAAGACAGGGTCTTGGCAAGTCCCGGTCGGCCATCGGTGCTTTGCCTTTCAAGCCCGCTTATGCGAGCGCGGCAAACTGCAGAAGTCGTTGCTGCTCGGCTTGGTGTGCCAGTGGTCATCGACGGGGATCTTGCGGAGATGGACTTTGGCGACTGGGAGGGGCGCACCGTCAAAGACATTGTGACGGAAAACCCTGAAGCCTTCGAAGTGTGGTTGTCACCCGAGGATGACACTTGTTTTCCGGGAGGGGAGACCTTGCGCGCTTTCGAAGAGCGTACACACCGGGCGCTCAGACGAATCATGGCTGTTGAGGATGAGGTCGTGCTCGTCTTTACCCACGGGGGAGTTGTACGAACAATGGCTTGCGCTCTCCTCGGGCTTGGGCGCGAGAGCATGTGGAAGTTCAAGCTGGACCCAGCGGCTGTGCTCTACTTCGACGTGTATGGGGAAAGCGCCGTTCTTGCTGGCCTTTGGAATGCCGTGGACCGGTGGGCGCCGCTCTCAGACAGCCAGACGCGCCCGTACAAGCGAGCTCCTGGTTGTCCGTCCCCCTAGAGATTTCAACAGGGAAACAGGAGGCTTAAGTGGGAGCCATAATCCTTATCACCGGAGGATGCCGAAGCGGCAAGAGCAGTCTCGCCCAGCATCTTGCGGAGCTAATTGATCCTCCCAGGATCTTTGTGGCGACGGGGATTGCCACAGACGAGGAGATGATGGATCGCATCCGTCGCCACCAGGAGGCCCGGGCCGCTCGGGGCTGGAACACGCTGGAAGAGTCAGTGGAGCTGGCTGGTGTTCTTGCGTATCTGCCGTCAGAATCTCCGGTTGTTGTCGACTGCCTATCTCTCTGGATAAACAATCTGATGTGGGCGGCGCCCACTTCCCGAGTCGAAAATCAGGGGGAATGCGAAGTGGCCGCCGCAATGTCGACGCTAAGCGAACAAGAGGTGGCGATCAAGTGCGCAGACATAATTGAAGTCTGTCGCTCCCGCAGTGGGCCAACGATTTTTGTGACCAACGAAGTCGGTATGGGTGTGGTCCCGGGTACAGCGGCGGGGCGGCTGTTCCGAGATCTACTTGGACGTTGCAACCAGGTTATGGCGCAGGAGGCGGACTTGGTTGTGTTGATGATAAGCGGCCTTCCTTGCGTCATTAAGAGCTTGGCGAGGACTGACGAGCAGACGAAAAACGAAGTGGAGGGGTATTTCCGTGAGCTTGTTAACTGAAACCATTGGTGCTGTTGTTCCTCCGTCCGCAGAGGCCAGGACTGCCGCACGAGCTCGGCTTGAGCAACTGGCCATGCCCTACTGGGCTCTTGGACGCCTGATGGATCTGGCTGAAGAGCTAGCGGGCATGACGGGCTCCACAAAGCCGCCTGTGGAGCGCAAGACAGTGGTCGTCATGGCCGGCGACCACGGCGTGGTTGCCGAGGGCGTCAGTGCTTATCCCCAGGAAGTTACCGTCCAGATGGTGGCTAATTTTGTGGCTGGAGGAGCTTCTATCAATGCTCTTGCCCGTCACGTCGGGGCCAAGGTAGTAGTGGCGGATATGGGAGTGGCGGGCGACCTCGGTCAACTGGGAGACGCCATTATCCATCGCAAGATAGCTCCCGGAACACAAAACATCGCTGCCGGCCCAGCCATGACTCGAGAGCAAGCCGTTGCCGCTGTTGAGGCCGGTATTGGTATTGCGCGCGATCTGGCGAATGCCACTGATGTGTTTGCGACCGGAGAGATGGGGATAGGCAATACCACCCCTAGCAGCGCTATTGTAGCTGCGCTAACCGGCGCTGACCCCGCCGAGGTGACTGGAAGAGGCACTGGCCTAGATGATCGTCAGCTCCAACACAAGATAGACGTGGTTAGACGTGCACTTGAGGTTAACAAGGTCTCAACCGAAGACGGCATCGATGTGCTAGCTAAACTGGGCGGATTTGAGATTGGCGGGATCGCCGGTCTTATCCTGGGAGCGGCGGCGCTGCGCAAACCAGTTGTGATTGATGGCTTTATATCTACAGCTGGCGCGCTTATAGCTCAGGCTTTGTGTCCGCTTGCTACCCACTACATGGTTGCCGCTCACCTGAGTGTGGAGCGAGGTCATCGCTTGGCTTTGGAGAAGTTGGGGAAAAAGCCGCTTCTTGACATGGATCTAAGGCTGGGAGAGGGCACGGGAGCAGCCTTGGCCATGCATTTGGTGGAGGCTGCCGTGCGTGTTCTTACCGAAGTGGCTACTTTTGAAGAAGCCGCCGTTTCTCGTTCGGCCGGATGATGCCTGGATGCGCTGTGTTTAGAGCACTTTTTGCCGCTCTTAGTTTTCTAACGATCCTGCCTGTCCCAACCTCATGGGGTGGGGATGGGCAGGGCCTTAGACGCAGCGTTTGGTGGTTTCCCGTCGTGGGGGCGTTTCTGGGTGGAATAGCGGTGGGAGTCTGCTACGGTCTTGACCGAGTACTCCCACCGCTTGCCGGAGGCGCGCTCATTGTCTGTCTGCTGGTTGTGCTCTCAAGGGGGCTACATCTGGATGGGCTGGCAGACACAGCGGATGGCCTCTTGAGCTGCCAGCCCAGAGACCGGGCCCTGGCCATCATGCGGGACAGCCGCACTGGCGCCATGGGCGTGATAGCTGTCGTCTTGGTCTTGCTCCTTAAGGTGGCGTTTCTTGGCTCCCTGACCATAGACGGTGAGCGTCTTGAAGCTGTATTTCTTATGCCCTTCCTGGGCCGATGCGCCATCTTGGTGGCCATGGGGGCCTTTAAATACGCACGGCAAGAGGAAGGGCTGGCCACTGCGCTAGCGGTGCAGGGCCGCATACGCTTGCTTCTTCTGTTGTGGGCGACCGCTGCGAGTGTCGGGGCGGCCTACGGTGTTGCCGGGCTCTCAGGGGTGGTTGCAGCCGTAGCGTGTATTCTGTTTGCGGGGATTTTTGGGTTGGTGTGTCGCCGCAGGCTGGGCGGGTACACAGGGGACACGCTAGGGGCCACTAGCGAAATTGCCGAGTGCATTCCTCTCCTAGTCATTGCTCTTTGGCAGGGAGCGTAGACGTTGGTAACCCACGGCGGGAACCTTAGAGAGTTATCCCAGATTGCCGGGTTGCCCCCAGAGGATTTGCTTGATTTTTCGGCCAACCTTAACCCTTTGGGGCCGCCGGACTGGCTGGCGGAGGTTATCACCGCTCATCTGGATGAGCTAGCCCACTACCCTGATCCGCAGTGTTCTGACCTGGTCGCCGCGCTTGTCTCTAAGCATGAGGTCCCAGCGGAAAGAATAGTTCCTGCCAACGGCTCCTCTGAGTTGATTGCCTGGCTACCCCGCGTGTTTGAAGTGGGGACAGCGGTAATACCCGTTCCGTCTTATACCGAGTACGAGGCAGCGTGCAGGGCGGCGGGACTCGAGGTGCGGCGCCTGCTTCTCGGCGAGAGTCTGAATTTCGTCATGGATTTTCAAAGACTGGCGGGCTCCCTACGGGGAGGAGAGCTGGTGTTCTTGGCACGGCCGAACAACCCCACGGGTCAGTTTTTCTGCGCCGCGGAGTTCCTGGATCTGGTCTCGGACTTTCCGTCTTGCTGGTTTGTGGTGGACGAAGCTTTTGTTGAGTTCGTTGAGGAGGAGGAACAAGAAGAGACAAGAGGAGGGCAGGGATTCACCAAGGAACGCGAGGCGATCATGCGCGCAGATCTGCCCAACGTGGTGGTACTCCGTTCTCTTACCAAGCTGTATGCCGTACCGGGCCTCAGGTTAGGATTCGCAGTTGCCTCGTCGCACGTGTGCGACGCACTGCGGACGGCCATGCCTCCGTGGTCGGTCAACGTCCTTGCGCAGGCGGTAGGAGCCAGGGCTGTCCTGGACGACTCGTATATGGCGGTCACCCGCAAGTTTGTCTCGCAAGAACGCAGATGGCTTGCCGAGCGTCTTGCGGAAATAGATGGTCTCCGTGTGTTTCCAAGCGTTGCCAACTACATCCTGGTAAAGGTTGAAGGCGGTCCAGCAGGGCTCTTGGGTGACGAACTTGCGCTTCGTCTTCTTCGCCATGGCATCGCCATCAGAACATGTGGCGACTTTGCTGGTCTTGGCGACCAATATTTTCGCGTAGCGGTGCGCACCAGGTCCGAAAACGAAAAACTCATTAAGACTCTTGGCGCTCTGCTGGGCTGCCAAAGGCTTGAGGCGCACCATAAGCATAACCAGGCGCACATTGAGCAGGCGCACATTGAGCAGGCGCACCCTGGGGGCTTACATATTGAGAGTTAACGTGGAACTGGAGCTAACGCAGCGTACAAGACTCATCCTCGTCTCCCTGGCAGTGGACGCTCTTCTTGGTGATCCGCGCTGGTTTCCTCACCCTGCCAAGTTGACTGGTCGGCTTGCTCTACGGCTCGAAGCTCTTACGAGAAAACATATTGCCAACGAGCGGCTTGCGGGCTTTGCAACTGCAACTGCTGTGATCTTGTCTTCTGGACTGGTTACCTTTGCCTGCACCCGGGCAGCGCGTCTGATTCACCCCCGCCTTGGCCAAGCCGCTCAGATACTGGTGTTTTGGACAGCTATCGCCCCTCGCGATCTGGCCGATCATGCGCTTGCCGTACATCGAGCTCTTGTTAGAGGAGACCTAGATGCGGCAAGGACCTTGGTGGGCAGGATGGTGGGGCGTGATGTGGCGGAGCTTGGTCCACCCGAGGTAGTGCGGGCAGCCGTGGAGAGCGTGGCGGAAAACACCGTGGACGGAGTAACTTCGCCGCTTTTTTACGCGTTTGTGGGCGGGCCGGTGGGCGCGGCGGTGTTTAAGGCCATAAGCACATTGGATTCAACGTTTGGCTATCGCAACGAGCGGTATCTGAAATTTGGCTGGGCCTCAGCCCGGGCGGACGACATAGCCAACTACATTCCGGCCCGGGGGAGTCTCGGCGCTTTTGTCCTGGCGGCGGCTGTGTTGCGTCGGCGCGCACGGCGGGCCTTACAGGTAGCTCTGCGCGATGGCTCCAAACACGCAAGTCCAAATTCTGGCCTCGCGGAAGCAGCTATGGCCGGGGCGCTCGGGGTTCAGCTGGGGGGTCCGCTAAAGCGAGGGGGAGAGACCATACAGCTTCCCACTCTCGGTGATCCAGACCATCCTCTGGAGCCTGGCCACATAAGACAGGCTGTCGCGCTCATGGCGGCCACTACCGTTGTGTGGACGGCTCTTCTCTGTATGGGGACGCGGGTTCTAGCTCGGCTTATGTGACCGCTGGGACTGGCACAATCTCTTAAGCCATATCTGGCATCCCGCTGCCGCCAGAGTGACGATCAAAATAATGGCAATGATCCCCAAAGCATGCTCCTTATCGGCTGCCTGTCACTTGGTCAACGCTGCTTAGAACCAAAATTGCCCTTCTGGGGCCTCTGGCTCTTCGCTACCTACGGATATTCGCGAAGCTGGGGATTGACTCCTGCAGCGGAACCGCAGAACTCGGAGTGTTTGGCGTGGAGGTATCGGTTGCGGGGTTAGGCGCCATCATGTCTCTTGACGCAGCGCCGGCTATTTCCAGATTAGGGATACCAAGCACGTCCAGCACGTTAGTGAGTGGGGCGTTCACTGTATGCTTGGCGGCTTCTTCTACGATCTTGCTCTTTGGCTCGAAAGCAACAGACGTCCCTACGCTGCGAAGCAGACAAACGTCATTTACATTGTCGCCTACAGCCACTGTTTCGGACGGTCTTAGCCCGGCAGCAGCGGCCAGATGCAAAAGCACGTTTGCCTTGCAGGAATAGTGCTCTTTGCAGCCGTACTCTGCGATGGTTGCTGGAGCAACCGTGAGCTCTCCGGTTGCGCGCCCGTGACGGAAATGCATCAGGTGGGCCACGCAAGAGTCAGCAAAAACACGCCGGCGTACAATCTCAGCAGCTACGTGAAAACTGTCGGTGACCACAACCACTCGGTATCCAGCTTTGCGCAAGGCTACAACAGTTTCGGGAGCGCCGGGTACTAGAGGCATCGAACGCGCCGCTTCTTCGAAGATTTCCTTGTGAACGCCGGCGAAAAGCGAGGCAATCATTTGGGCTCTTTGCTCATTCGTAAGAGTGTGGTTATCGAGCAACAGGTCAAGCTCTGTGCTTACACCTACGCGTTCGGCAACTTCAGCCACGTACCGACCGTTCAACAGGACGCCATCCATGTCCAGCAAGGCATGTCGCGCGGGAGCGGTCGTTAGGTCGGCATTCGGAAGCAACGCGGCGCGGACTCTGCGTTCGGCTTCCTCCATCTCACGCACTGAGTTGATGCTCAACCGTTCGTATCTCCATGCTCGGTCGAGGATCACTCTGGCTACTTGTTTGGCCATTACGCCCAGCGCCTCAAGAGACTGGCTTTCGTGAACAATCCGCCCAATGTGGACCTCGCATACTGCGGCTCCTTTTGCCACCACCGAGTCGATGAGAAGTCCAACGTCGACCCCGTAGTCGTTTTCGAAGCGAAGTCCGCGAAAGAGGGAGGTGCGCGCAGCCACGATGCCTCCCAGCGGTTGTTGGAATCGCTCTAGCTCGGGGAAAAACGCGGAGAGAAGAGGGCGGGCGGTTAGCACTGTGACTCGACCAGCCTCGCGACTGAAGGCGGCCTTCACTAGGTCGGCCTCTCCCGCCAGGATGGGGTCGGTCATAACTTCGACAATATCCGGCCTGATATCTTCAAGGTCAGCGTCAAGGAACAATATGATTTTGCCCTGGGCTACCCTAACGCCATCTTCCATGGAAGCACCCTTGCCCAAGAGGGTGCTCATCATGACACGCGCTCCCGCCTGGGCGGCCATCTCCACGGTGTCGTCAGTGGATCCGTCGTCAACTACTATGACTTCTCGCACTCTGGAGCTCTTCTTGACCACACGCACGAGGCGGCCGATCGTTCGAGCTTCGTTGAGGGCTGGAATGATCACGGTTACTGGAGCCGGGCCAAATTGCGTCCTGCTGTGCAAAAAGATCTCGGTTGGACGAAAATTTTCGCGCAGAGCCGCGGCAAGCAACTCTTTGCCACGGACAGTGGGGAGCAGGTGGCCCAGGCACGGCCACTCCACGGCTTCTGCGTTAGTCAAGCGATGGGCTGATTCCTCAACGGTTAGGCGTGACCAACTCAGGTGTTCGGCAAGGTCGTCTAGGGAGACAGCCGTCTGAAACTCTTCGCTGAGTTGAAACAGAAGTTGGAGAAAAGCAATCTCCCGCTCGCCAATCGCAGCTGGCGGGTTGGTAAAGTCCGAGGGATGGTAGTTGGGATTTCCTTTTGCCATGTCGCCTCTTCTTCTGCTTTTCTTGTCTGGCGCGTATGGTTTTTCGAAGGGCTTAGACGCTGGCTGTCGGGCGCAAAGCGTAGGTACTTGGTGTAACAGATGTGTAACAAAGAAGTTACAGAGAGCGCAGTTGAACCTGACCACGATCCAGGTTTGGTTGGACCAGCGTCTTTGAAGACACGCGTGTTGCCTCTAGTCGCCCTCTTGCTCTTGGCTTTGATCTGGGGTTACTCCTGGGTGGTAATGAAGGTAGCTCTCGACTACTGCCCGCCGTTCTTGTTTGCCGCTCTGAGAACCTTTCTGGGAGCGATTGCGTTGTTCGTGGCGCTCATACTGCTCCGTCGACCTCTACGACCACGAGCGCTTGGTGGCACAGCAGTGCTTGGTCTGCTTCAGACCACCGGATTTGTTGGATTTCTCACCTGGGCTTTGGCTACGGGAGCAGCAGGGAGGACCTCCGTTCTGACGTATACGATGCCCTTTTGGCTATTGCTCATGGCCAGCGCGCTCTTGGGGGAGAGACTGAGCCGCGCTCAATGGGGCGCGGTCTTGCTGGCTTTTGTGGGTCTACTTCTCATAGTCTCTCCCTGGAACTTGCACGGGGGAGCAAGCCCTTTTCTTGCGGTTGCTGGTGCAGTCTTTTGGGCGGCTAGCGCAGTGCAGGCCAAACTTCTCCGTGCCAAGCATCAGCTTGATCTGCTTGCTTTGACTTTCTGGCAAATGCTGGCGGGGGCAATTCCTTTGGCATTGGTAGCGGTACTCGCAGAACGTGAGTGGCTGGTTTGGAGTGCGACGTTTGCGGTGGCTTTGGCCTATGTGGCGATACTGGGTAACGCCGTGGCGTGGCTCCTCTGGATGTACATACTTGATAGCATGCCCGCGGGAACAGCCGGGCTTGCTACTCTTCTTACCCCAGTAGTTGGCGTTCTTTCTTCATGGTTTCAGTTGGGAGAACGTCCCGGCGCTGTTGAGGGGATAGGCATGATAGCCATCGTGGGGGCGCTCTTGTGGACGGTGCTTTCCGAACTTACTAGAGGAAGAAAACGGCTGTCACGATAACAAAGATGGGGCCAAGGAT
This window contains:
- a CDS encoding EamA family transporter is translated as MCNKEVTESAVEPDHDPGLVGPASLKTRVLPLVALLLLALIWGYSWVVMKVALDYCPPFLFAALRTFLGAIALFVALILLRRPLRPRALGGTAVLGLLQTTGFVGFLTWALATGAAGRTSVLTYTMPFWLLLMASALLGERLSRAQWGAVLLAFVGLLLIVSPWNLHGGASPFLAVAGAVFWAASAVQAKLLRAKHQLDLLALTFWQMLAGAIPLALVAVLAEREWLVWSATFAVALAYVAILGNAVAWLLWMYILDSMPAGTAGLATLLTPVVGVLSSWFQLGERPGAVEGIGMIAIVGALLWTVLSELTRGRKRLSR
- a CDS encoding HAD-IB family phosphatase → MAKGNPNYHPSDFTNPPAAIGEREIAFLQLLFQLSEEFQTAVSLDDLAEHLSWSRLTVEESAHRLTNAEAVEWPCLGHLLPTVRGKELLAAALRENFRPTEIFLHSRTQFGPAPVTVIIPALNEARTIGRLVRVVKKSSRVREVIVVDDGSTDDTVEMAAQAGARVMMSTLLGKGASMEDGVRVAQGKIILFLDADLEDIRPDIVEVMTDPILAGEADLVKAAFSREAGRVTVLTARPLLSAFFPELERFQQPLGGIVAARTSLFRGLRFENDYGVDVGLLIDSVVAKGAAVCEVHIGRIVHESQSLEALGVMAKQVARVILDRAWRYERLSINSVREMEEAERRVRAALLPNADLTTAPARHALLDMDGVLLNGRYVAEVAERVGVSTELDLLLDNHTLTNEQRAQMIASLFAGVHKEIFEEAARSMPLVPGAPETVVALRKAGYRVVVVTDSFHVAAEIVRRRVFADSCVAHLMHFRHGRATGELTVAPATIAEYGCKEHYSCKANVLLHLAAAAGLRPSETVAVGDNVNDVCLLRSVGTSVAFEPKSKIVEEAAKHTVNAPLTNVLDVLGIPNLEIAGAASRDMMAPNPATDTSTPNTPSSAVPLQESIPSFANIRR